A single region of the Microscilla marina ATCC 23134 genome encodes:
- the gldF gene encoding gliding motility-associated ABC transporter permease subunit GldF — translation MLTIFKKEFNSFLSSLIAYIVIIVFLTGIGLFMWVFPSTNVLDYGYADLESLFSLAPYVFMFLIPAITMRTFAEEKKTGTMELLFTRPLTDWDILLGKYLASLALVIFALLPTLIYFFSVYCLGNPVGNIDISGTMGSYFGLILLGAVFTSIGLFASVLTESQIVSFIIALFLCFLFHEGFGYLANVRDTSDFSYYIVQWGISYHYETIRKGLIDSRNLVYFFSMITVMLLATKLVLGSRKW, via the coding sequence ATGCTAACAATTTTCAAAAAAGAATTCAACAGTTTTTTAAGTTCACTGATCGCCTACATTGTCATCATTGTATTTCTTACGGGCATCGGCCTGTTTATGTGGGTGTTTCCTTCTACCAATGTGCTTGATTATGGCTACGCCGACCTGGAAAGCCTCTTTTCGCTGGCGCCCTATGTGTTTATGTTTTTGATTCCGGCGATTACCATGCGCACCTTTGCCGAAGAAAAAAAGACCGGAACAATGGAGTTGCTCTTTACCCGCCCCCTCACCGACTGGGATATTTTGCTGGGCAAATACCTGGCTAGTCTGGCATTGGTCATCTTTGCTTTGCTGCCTACACTGATCTACTTTTTTTCGGTGTATTGTTTGGGCAACCCAGTGGGTAATATAGACATATCGGGCACAATGGGCTCTTATTTTGGGCTGATACTACTAGGTGCAGTATTTACCTCTATTGGTTTGTTTGCCTCGGTGCTCACCGAAAGCCAAATTGTCTCTTTTATCATTGCCCTTTTTCTTTGTTTTCTTTTTCACGAAGGTTTCGGTTACCTTGCCAATGTACGCGACACAAGCGACTTTTCGTACTACATTGTTCAGTGGGGGATCAGTTATCATTACGAAACCATCCGCAAAGGTTTGATAGACTCACGTAACCTGGTATACTTTTTTAGTATGATTACTGTGATGTTGCTTGCTACCAAACTGGTATTGGGTAGCCGCAAATGGTAA
- a CDS encoding leucine-rich repeat domain-containing protein gives MNNGSNFQNDLKAFWQNFNTEINNSFGVDLNKIAADWKNIFKSSQSWWDNLIPEWQEVFRRNIDFTGRPTEAQLKQIIYLQELDCSNAQLATLTPLSQLKYLQVLDCSSTNILSLEPLQQMTSLLKLSCYNTHVSSLKPLRKLVNMRVLHCSMTDIDRLDYLKGMHLLQELNCNSTYVKTLRPLRKLKKLQLLYCEDARLTDKTVRRFKRRHPECEVFYTPTKEREDV, from the coding sequence AACTTCAATACCGAAATTAATAATAGTTTTGGGGTTGACCTGAACAAGATCGCCGCAGATTGGAAAAATATTTTTAAATCGTCGCAGAGTTGGTGGGACAACCTGATTCCGGAATGGCAAGAGGTTTTTCGCCGAAATATAGACTTTACCGGACGCCCTACTGAAGCACAACTCAAGCAAATAATTTATTTGCAGGAACTGGATTGCAGCAATGCCCAACTTGCTACGCTCACCCCTTTAAGTCAGCTTAAATACTTACAGGTGCTCGATTGTAGCTCTACCAATATACTAAGTCTGGAGCCCCTCCAGCAGATGACTTCTTTGCTGAAATTATCGTGTTACAATACCCACGTAAGCTCCCTCAAACCTTTGCGTAAGCTGGTAAACATGCGGGTGTTGCACTGTAGTATGACCGATATAGACCGCCTTGACTACCTCAAGGGCATGCACCTTTTACAAGAGCTCAACTGTAACTCTACGTATGTAAAAACTTTGCGCCCCCTCAGAAAGCTAAAAAAACTACAATTATTGTATTGCGAAGATGCCCGCCTGACTGACAAAACGGTGCGTCGGTTTAAACGTCGTCACCCTGAATGTGAGGTGTTTTATACGCCTACAAAAGAACGGGAAGACGTTTGA